One segment of Synechococcus sp. A15-24 DNA contains the following:
- a CDS encoding Mrp/NBP35 family ATP-binding protein — MVSVEQANGVLAQIQDAGSGRAVTELSWIDQVRVEGSRVVFRLALPGFAQGQRERIAGEARQALLSLDGIDDVQIELGQPPSQGGIGQAGHGQPAERQSIPGVRQVIAVSSGKGGVGKSTVAVNLACALAQQGLSVGLLDADIYGPNAPTMLGVADRTPEVRGSGDTQRIVPIESCGVAMVSMGLLIDEHQPVIWRGPMLNGIIRQFLYQADWGERDVLVVDLPPGTGDAQLSLAQAVPMAGVVIVTTPQQVSLQDARRGLAMFRQLGIPVLGVAENMSAFIPPDRPEQRYALFGSGGGATLAADYDVPLLAQIPMEMPVQEGGDSGRPIVISRPDSASAEEFQGLAERVLQQVTATA; from the coding sequence ATGGTTTCGGTCGAGCAGGCAAACGGCGTTCTTGCTCAGATCCAGGATGCGGGCAGCGGCCGTGCCGTGACGGAACTCAGCTGGATTGATCAGGTCCGGGTGGAGGGCTCCCGTGTGGTCTTCCGACTCGCCCTGCCCGGTTTCGCCCAGGGGCAGCGTGAACGCATCGCCGGCGAAGCCCGTCAAGCGCTGCTGAGCTTGGACGGAATCGATGATGTGCAGATCGAACTGGGGCAGCCCCCCAGCCAGGGGGGAATCGGTCAGGCCGGCCATGGACAACCGGCCGAGCGCCAGTCCATCCCTGGCGTCCGCCAGGTGATTGCCGTCAGCAGCGGCAAAGGGGGCGTCGGCAAGAGCACCGTTGCGGTGAATCTGGCCTGCGCCCTGGCGCAGCAGGGGCTGAGCGTGGGGTTACTCGACGCCGACATTTACGGCCCGAATGCACCGACGATGCTCGGAGTGGCCGATCGCACACCGGAGGTGCGCGGCAGTGGCGACACGCAGCGGATTGTGCCGATTGAAAGCTGCGGCGTCGCCATGGTCTCGATGGGGTTGCTGATCGATGAACACCAGCCGGTGATCTGGCGTGGTCCGATGCTGAACGGCATCATCCGCCAGTTCCTGTATCAGGCCGATTGGGGTGAACGCGATGTACTGGTGGTGGATCTTCCCCCCGGCACTGGCGATGCCCAGCTGTCCCTGGCCCAGGCCGTGCCCATGGCCGGTGTTGTCATCGTGACCACACCGCAACAGGTCTCCCTGCAGGACGCCCGCCGTGGCTTGGCCATGTTTCGGCAACTGGGCATTCCGGTGCTCGGCGTCGCGGAGAACATGAGCGCCTTCATTCCGCCGGATCGCCCCGAACAGCGCTACGCCTTGTTCGGCAGTGGCGGCGGAGCCACCCTCGCTGCGGACTATGACGTGCCGCTTCTGGCGCAGATCCCCATGGAGATGCCGGTGCAGGAAGGGGGCGACAGCGGACGCCCCATCGTGATCAGCCGGCCGGATTCCGCCAGTGCGGAGGAATTCCAGGGACTGGCTGAACGGGTGCTTCAGCAGGTCACCGCAACGGCCTGA
- a CDS encoding N-acetyltransferase, which translates to MLSFLQQPSVPQLPEGYRLETGEVPSPAAINRLLASCQESTHPEELWPKAMERSLWQISILEESTGELVGFVRATSDMALNANLWNLSALPGPDQGRLLTVLMHRALHILRRDLPGCSLSVSAPAMSLEALKGQGFVIDPSGIRAMGLRLKSTSGTD; encoded by the coding sequence TTGCTTTCGTTCCTTCAGCAGCCCAGTGTTCCTCAACTCCCCGAGGGATACCGACTCGAAACCGGTGAGGTGCCATCTCCGGCAGCCATCAACCGACTGCTGGCGTCCTGCCAGGAATCCACCCACCCGGAAGAGCTCTGGCCCAAGGCGATGGAGCGCAGCCTGTGGCAAATCAGCATTCTTGAGGAGTCCACGGGAGAGCTGGTGGGATTCGTGCGGGCCACCAGCGACATGGCCCTCAACGCCAATCTCTGGAATCTGTCCGCCCTTCCGGGACCGGATCAGGGCCGGCTGCTGACGGTTCTGATGCATCGAGCCCTGCACATCCTGCGGCGAGACCTGCCTGGCTGCAGCCTGTCCGTCTCCGCGCCGGCGATGTCGCTCGAAGCGCTGAAGGGTCAGGGGTTTGTGATCGACCCCAGTGGCATCCGGGCCATGGGGTTGAGGCTGAAATCAACCTCTGGAACTGACTGA
- the ppc gene encoding phosphoenolpyruvate carboxylase has protein sequence MIMRSPETSGASMPQSTAHAPDGEQPWASGGSPGAGRLLQHRLELVEDLWQTVLRSECPPEQSERLLRLKQLSDPVALEGRDGESSSEAIVELILSMDLSEAIAAARAFSLYFQLINILEQRIEEDSYLDSLRPSRSQDDETAAPFDPFAPPLASQTDPATFGEVFERLRRMNVPPAQVETLLRELDIRLVFTAHPTEIVRHTVRHKQRKVASLLQRLQSEPALPRYDEEELRRQLEEEIRLWWRTDELHQFKPTVLDEVDSTLHYFQQVLFEAMPQLRRRLVSSLSRHYPDVQFPQASFCTFGSWVGSDRDGNPSVTPEITWRTACYQRQLMLELYIGSVQSLRNQLSISMQWSQVAPPLLESLEMDRLRFPEIYERRAARYRLEPYRLKLSYILERLELTLQRNHQMSEAGWQSPPEPATTAPTDGIPGHEALHYTDINQFRSDLELIRNSLVSTELSCEQLDTLLNQVHIFGFSLASLDIRQESTRHSDAIDELTTNLQLPKAYGAMEESERVAWLLEELQTRRPLIPAAVEWSEATAQTFAVFQMLHRLQQEFGQRICHSYVISMSHTASDLLEVMLLAKEIGLADPQAGKASLLVVPLFETVEDLQRAPEVMDGLFQKPIYRNLLPSVGVQRQPLQELMLGYSDSNKDSGFLSSNWEIHQAQIALQTLASSHGVALRLFHGRGGSVSRGGGPAYQAILAQPSGTLQGRIKITEQGEVLASKYGLPELALYNLETVTTAVVQNSLVTNQLDATPSWNQLMSRVAKRSREHYRALVHDNPDLVAFFQQVTPIEEISKLQISSRPARRKTGARDLSSLRAIPWVFGWTQSRFLLPSWFGVGTALAEEVNDDPEQLDLLRRLHQRWPFFRMLISKVEMTLSKVDLDLAHHYMSSLGNPEQRDAFEDIFKVIADEYGRTLKLVLEITGQSRLLGADQNLQLSVDLRNRTIVPLGFLQVALLRRLRDQNRQPPMSESPGTPEDRRTYSRSELLRGALLTLNGIAAGMRNTG, from the coding sequence ATGATCATGCGCAGTCCCGAGACCAGCGGAGCGTCGATGCCCCAGTCCACCGCCCATGCCCCCGACGGCGAGCAGCCTTGGGCCAGCGGTGGCAGCCCCGGCGCCGGCCGCCTGCTGCAGCATCGCCTAGAGCTGGTGGAAGACCTGTGGCAGACCGTGCTGCGCAGCGAATGCCCCCCGGAACAAAGCGAGCGGCTGCTCCGTCTCAAGCAGCTGAGTGATCCGGTGGCCCTGGAAGGCCGCGACGGTGAGAGCAGCAGCGAGGCGATCGTTGAGCTGATCCTCAGCATGGATCTCTCCGAGGCCATCGCAGCAGCCCGTGCTTTCTCCCTGTATTTCCAGCTGATCAACATCCTCGAGCAGCGCATCGAGGAAGACAGCTATCTCGACAGCCTTCGTCCCAGCCGCAGCCAGGACGACGAGACCGCGGCACCGTTTGATCCCTTCGCCCCGCCCCTGGCCAGCCAGACCGACCCCGCCACATTCGGCGAAGTGTTCGAGCGGCTGCGGCGGATGAATGTTCCCCCCGCGCAGGTGGAGACGCTCCTGCGGGAACTGGACATCCGACTGGTGTTCACCGCCCACCCGACGGAAATCGTGCGGCACACCGTGCGGCACAAACAGCGGAAGGTGGCGTCCCTGCTGCAACGGTTGCAGTCAGAGCCAGCGCTGCCCCGCTACGACGAAGAGGAATTGCGACGCCAGCTGGAGGAGGAGATCCGCCTCTGGTGGCGCACCGACGAGCTGCACCAGTTCAAACCGACGGTGCTGGATGAGGTGGATTCAACCCTGCACTACTTCCAGCAGGTGCTGTTCGAAGCGATGCCGCAGCTGCGGCGGCGGCTGGTGTCATCCCTGAGCCGGCACTACCCCGATGTGCAGTTCCCCCAGGCGTCCTTCTGCACCTTCGGGTCCTGGGTGGGGTCCGACCGCGACGGCAACCCCTCGGTCACCCCGGAGATCACCTGGCGGACCGCCTGTTATCAGCGCCAGCTGATGCTGGAGCTCTACATCGGCTCGGTGCAATCCCTGCGCAACCAGCTGAGCATCTCGATGCAGTGGAGCCAGGTAGCCCCACCACTGTTGGAATCGCTGGAAATGGACCGGCTGCGCTTCCCGGAGATCTATGAGCGCCGGGCCGCCCGCTATCGGCTGGAGCCCTACCGGCTCAAGCTCAGCTACATCCTTGAACGGCTGGAGCTCACGCTGCAGCGCAACCATCAGATGTCAGAGGCTGGCTGGCAGTCGCCGCCGGAACCTGCCACCACAGCGCCAACCGATGGGATCCCGGGCCATGAGGCGCTGCACTACACCGACATCAATCAGTTCCGCAGTGATCTGGAACTGATCCGCAACAGCCTTGTCAGCACCGAGCTGAGCTGCGAACAGCTCGACACCCTGCTCAACCAGGTCCACATCTTCGGGTTCTCTCTAGCGAGCCTGGACATCCGGCAGGAGAGCACCCGCCACAGCGACGCCATCGATGAGCTGACCACCAACCTGCAGCTTCCCAAGGCCTACGGCGCCATGGAGGAATCTGAGCGGGTGGCCTGGCTGCTGGAGGAACTGCAGACCCGCCGGCCTCTGATCCCCGCGGCGGTCGAATGGTCCGAAGCCACCGCCCAGACCTTTGCGGTGTTCCAGATGCTGCATCGCCTGCAGCAGGAATTCGGTCAGCGGATCTGCCACTCATATGTGATCTCCATGAGTCACACCGCCTCCGACCTGCTGGAGGTGATGCTGCTGGCGAAGGAGATCGGCCTGGCGGACCCGCAGGCCGGCAAGGCATCGCTGCTGGTGGTGCCTTTGTTCGAAACGGTGGAAGACCTGCAGCGGGCCCCCGAGGTCATGGACGGCCTGTTCCAGAAGCCGATTTACCGGAATCTGCTCCCCAGTGTTGGCGTCCAGCGACAGCCCCTGCAGGAGCTGATGCTCGGGTACTCCGACAGCAACAAAGACTCGGGCTTCCTCTCCAGCAACTGGGAGATTCACCAGGCGCAGATCGCCCTGCAAACCCTGGCCAGTAGCCATGGCGTGGCCCTGCGGCTGTTCCACGGCCGGGGTGGATCGGTGAGCCGCGGCGGTGGCCCGGCCTACCAGGCCATACTTGCTCAGCCCAGCGGCACACTGCAGGGCCGGATCAAGATCACCGAACAGGGTGAAGTGCTGGCCTCCAAGTACGGCCTGCCGGAACTTGCCCTCTACAACCTGGAAACCGTCACGACGGCGGTGGTGCAGAACAGCTTGGTGACCAATCAGCTGGATGCCACCCCGAGCTGGAACCAGTTGATGAGCCGCGTGGCCAAGCGCTCCCGCGAGCATTACCGGGCCCTGGTCCACGACAACCCCGATCTGGTGGCGTTTTTCCAGCAGGTCACCCCGATCGAGGAGATCAGCAAGCTGCAGATCTCCAGCCGTCCGGCCCGCCGCAAGACCGGCGCCCGGGATCTCTCCAGTCTGCGGGCAATCCCCTGGGTGTTCGGCTGGACCCAAAGCCGGTTCCTGCTGCCGAGCTGGTTCGGTGTGGGCACCGCCCTGGCGGAGGAGGTCAACGACGACCCTGAGCAACTGGACCTGCTGCGGCGACTGCATCAGCGCTGGCCGTTTTTCCGGATGCTGATCTCCAAGGTGGAGATGACGCTGTCCAAGGTCGATCTCGACCTGGCGCACCACTACATGAGCAGCCTCGGCAACCCGGAGCAGCGCGATGCCTTTGAAGACATCTTCAAGGTGATCGCCGATGAATACGGCCGCACCCTGAAGCTGGTACTTGAAATCACCGGTCAGAGCCGCCTGCTTGGGGCCGATCAGAACCTGCAGCTGTCGGTGGATCTGCGCAACCGCACCATTGTTCCCCTGGGCTTCCTGCAGGTGGCCCTGCTGCGGCGACTGCGGGATCAGAACCGCCAGCCCCCCATGAGCGAATCCCCTGGAACGCCGGAGGATCGCCGCACCTACAGCCGCAGTGAGCTGCTGCGGGGCGCATTGCTCACCCTTAATGGCATCGCCGCCGGCATGCGCAACACCGGCTGA
- a CDS encoding photosystem I reaction center subunit II PsaD, whose product MTASALNGQLPQFIGSTGGLLNAADTEEKYAITWTSNSAQAFELPTGGAAMMNSGENIMYFARKEQCLALGTQLRTKFKPRIDDYKIYRIFPGGDTEFLYPKDGVVSEKVNEGRTMVGHNSRRIGQNVNPSSIKFSGRNTYDS is encoded by the coding sequence ATGACAGCATCGGCGTTGAATGGTCAGCTTCCTCAGTTCATCGGCAGCACCGGTGGTCTGCTGAATGCCGCTGATACCGAAGAGAAATACGCCATCACCTGGACCAGCAACAGCGCTCAGGCCTTTGAGCTGCCGACCGGCGGCGCCGCCATGATGAATTCCGGCGAAAACATCATGTACTTCGCCCGCAAGGAACAGTGCCTTGCCCTCGGAACACAGCTGCGCACCAAGTTCAAGCCCCGGATCGATGATTATAAGATCTACCGCATCTTCCCCGGCGGCGACACCGAATTCCTCTATCCCAAGGACGGTGTGGTCTCCGAGAAAGTGAACGAAGGTCGCACCATGGTGGGTCACAACTCCCGGCGCATCGGTCAGAACGTGAACCCCTCCAGCATCAAGTTCAGCGGTCGCAACACCTACGACTCCTGA
- a CDS encoding HAMP domain-containing histidine kinase has translation MVSDNSLQALRQRLARDRRPGACDESGVRRLWWGALEILQEELLNRDAQAGIWLASPLPALYEPELLAHLQGWVLAPENLDRFSPSHAALPGSGGQRPEGMRFRRLPLHPEDGLDPLLIVITPTLQVALAIHGDQDRRQLLMRCDHDTLGDALALFGTRLQGQSPELAEALRTQLTGLGPLHSDPQLDQQFWPRLAEKLTVTAPSLTLQPTQSSSESNQESSHDLSLLEAITHEVRTPLATIRTLIRSLLRRDDLPAVVQKRLRQIDGECSEQIDRFGLIFHAAELQRQPEGTQLARTDLGSILRSLEPIWRDQLERRQLSLTLDVQPDLPDVLSDPRRLEPMLGGLIDRVSRGLPGGTGLRLELQPAGARLKLQLLVQMEDGPASTGSGSSTEQVGTVLSWDPATGSLQLSQSATRQLMASLGGRYHARRDRDLTVFFPVAPIPT, from the coding sequence ATGGTGAGCGACAACAGCCTCCAGGCCCTGCGGCAACGTCTGGCCCGGGACAGACGTCCTGGAGCCTGTGATGAATCCGGGGTGCGTCGCCTCTGGTGGGGCGCCCTCGAAATTCTTCAGGAGGAGCTGCTGAATCGCGATGCCCAGGCGGGAATCTGGCTGGCCTCCCCGCTGCCAGCGCTCTACGAGCCCGAGCTTCTGGCCCATCTGCAGGGATGGGTGCTGGCGCCGGAGAACCTCGATCGCTTCAGTCCGTCCCATGCCGCCCTGCCGGGAAGTGGCGGCCAGCGGCCGGAGGGCATGCGTTTCCGTCGGCTGCCCCTGCACCCTGAGGACGGATTGGACCCCCTGCTGATCGTCATCACACCGACCCTGCAGGTGGCACTGGCCATCCATGGCGATCAAGACCGGCGTCAGCTGCTGATGCGCTGCGACCACGACACCCTGGGCGATGCCCTGGCCCTGTTCGGAACGCGGCTGCAGGGTCAGTCCCCCGAGCTGGCTGAAGCCTTGAGAACACAGCTGACCGGTCTTGGCCCGCTGCACAGCGATCCCCAGCTCGACCAGCAGTTCTGGCCGCGGCTGGCGGAGAAGCTCACCGTGACGGCACCTAGCCTGACCCTGCAACCGACCCAGAGCAGCTCCGAATCAAACCAGGAGTCCTCCCACGACCTCAGCTTGCTGGAGGCCATTACCCATGAGGTGCGCACCCCCCTGGCCACGATCCGCACCCTGATCCGCTCGTTGCTGCGCCGCGACGACCTGCCCGCCGTGGTGCAGAAACGGCTTCGACAGATTGATGGGGAATGCAGTGAACAGATCGACCGCTTCGGGCTGATCTTCCATGCCGCCGAGCTGCAGCGCCAACCTGAGGGAACTCAGCTGGCCCGCACGGATCTCGGCTCCATCCTGCGCAGTCTGGAACCGATTTGGCGGGACCAACTCGAGCGACGCCAACTCAGCCTCACGCTGGACGTGCAGCCTGACCTGCCCGATGTGCTCAGCGACCCGAGGCGGCTGGAGCCGATGCTCGGCGGTCTGATCGACCGGGTCAGTCGGGGATTACCCGGCGGAACCGGCTTGCGACTGGAGCTGCAGCCGGCCGGCGCCCGCCTGAAACTGCAGCTTTTGGTGCAGATGGAGGACGGGCCGGCATCGACCGGGTCGGGTTCGAGCACCGAACAAGTGGGCACTGTGCTCAGCTGGGATCCAGCCACCGGCAGCCTTCAGCTCAGTCAGTCGGCCACCCGTCAACTGATGGCCAGCCTGGGCGGGAGATACCACGCACGACGCGATCGGGATCTCACCGTGTTCTTCCCCGTGGCACCGATTCCAACCTGA
- a CDS encoding chorismate-binding protein: MLSPDRVVFHEAAANGANLIPLAQSWPADLETPLTAWIKVGADHAPGVLLESVEGGETLGRWSVIACDPLWTASARNDCLQRRWRDGREETLRGNPFDSLRRCLEPYRCISLPGLPPLGQLYGVWGYELIKWIEPSVPVHPRQVSDPPDGIWMLMDAILIFDQVKRQITAVAFADLSQGQSEDAAWDGAMARIAALRRHMEAPLPLVDPLPWDAQAKQLPDVKSNCSQERFEAAVDTAREHIAAGDVFQLVISQRLETVVPQQPLELYRSLRMVNPSPYMAFFDFGDWQLIGSSPEVMVQADPTPEGIRASLRPIAGTRPRGTTAHEDRDLELDLLADPKERAEHVMLVDLGRNDLGRVCQPGTVAVKDLMVIERYSHVMHIVSQVEGRLAPQHDVWELLMASFPAGTVSGAPKIRAMQLIHELEPDARGPYSGVYGSVDLAGALNTAITIRTMVVQPDPSGGCKVKVQAGAGVVADSKPTAEYQETLNKARGMLTALACLNPERT, translated from the coding sequence ATGCTCAGTCCTGATCGCGTCGTCTTTCACGAGGCCGCAGCCAACGGTGCCAATCTGATTCCGCTGGCCCAGAGCTGGCCGGCGGATCTTGAAACCCCTCTGACGGCCTGGATCAAGGTCGGGGCCGATCATGCCCCTGGGGTGCTGTTGGAATCGGTTGAGGGTGGTGAAACCCTCGGCAGGTGGAGCGTCATCGCCTGCGATCCCCTGTGGACCGCATCAGCCCGCAACGATTGCCTGCAACGACGTTGGCGTGACGGCCGCGAAGAAACCTTGCGTGGCAATCCCTTCGACAGTCTCAGGCGTTGTCTGGAGCCTTACCGCTGCATCAGCCTGCCCGGACTGCCACCGCTCGGGCAGCTCTACGGCGTCTGGGGCTATGAGCTGATTAAGTGGATTGAACCCAGTGTTCCGGTGCATCCGCGGCAGGTGTCGGATCCTCCGGACGGCATCTGGATGCTGATGGACGCGATCCTGATTTTCGATCAGGTAAAGCGACAGATCACGGCCGTGGCCTTCGCCGACCTGAGCCAGGGTCAATCAGAAGACGCTGCCTGGGACGGGGCCATGGCGCGGATTGCAGCGCTCCGGCGGCACATGGAAGCCCCGCTCCCCCTGGTGGATCCCCTGCCCTGGGATGCGCAGGCCAAGCAGCTTCCCGATGTCAAGAGCAACTGCAGCCAGGAGCGCTTTGAGGCGGCGGTCGACACCGCCCGGGAGCACATCGCCGCCGGGGACGTCTTCCAGCTGGTGATCAGCCAACGCCTGGAGACGGTTGTTCCCCAGCAGCCGCTGGAGCTCTATCGCAGCCTGCGGATGGTCAATCCATCGCCCTACATGGCCTTCTTCGACTTCGGGGACTGGCAGTTGATCGGATCGAGTCCGGAGGTGATGGTGCAGGCCGACCCTACGCCGGAGGGCATCCGAGCCAGCCTTAGACCCATCGCCGGCACCCGTCCGCGCGGCACGACAGCCCATGAGGATCGCGACCTGGAGCTGGATCTGCTGGCCGACCCCAAGGAACGTGCCGAGCACGTGATGCTGGTGGACCTCGGCCGCAATGACCTCGGGAGGGTCTGTCAGCCCGGCACTGTGGCGGTGAAGGATCTGATGGTGATCGAGCGGTACTCGCACGTGATGCACATTGTCAGCCAGGTGGAGGGGCGTCTGGCCCCCCAGCACGACGTGTGGGAGCTGCTGATGGCATCCTTCCCCGCCGGAACCGTGAGTGGAGCCCCCAAGATCCGTGCGATGCAGCTGATCCATGAGCTGGAACCCGATGCCCGCGGCCCCTATTCCGGTGTTTATGGATCGGTGGATCTGGCGGGAGCCCTGAACACCGCCATCACGATCCGCACCATGGTGGTTCAACCGGACCCGTCCGGTGGTTGCAAGGTGAAGGTGCAGGCGGGAGCTGGCGTGGTGGCGGATTCGAAGCCGACGGCGGAATACCAGGAGACCCTCAACAAGGCCCGCGGCATGCTCACGGCCCTGGCCTGCCTCAACCCGGAGCGGACATGA
- the gshA gene encoding glutamate--cysteine ligase, with the protein MTEGLLLKGFEVELFTGRPDGTNVGVASEVARDLSDFVTEPDHRNLEYTTPPISAYEALPEALLQPRRRLREWLAPRGLTLLPGSTLSLGDSSRFERSDPTNPYHDLIETTYGTKVVTASVHINLGITDLDWLFAAVRLVRCEAALLLSLSASSPFLGGQLTGHHSQRWHQFPLTPRQVPLFLDHTHYIQWVEQRLADGQMRNERHLWTSVRPNGPRRPYDLNRLELRICDLITDPAELLAITALLELRLLELRDDPQRLDPLQASELSAEELAELADSNDAAAARSSLDATLQHWQDGRAVTGRAWIAEILEQLSPRAEALDLRERLQPLGRLLESGNQAMHWTAAIEQGCSIGDLLRQGSCAMKDQEESVAPLSGALG; encoded by the coding sequence ATGACCGAAGGGCTGCTGCTCAAGGGCTTTGAAGTGGAGCTATTCACCGGGCGACCGGACGGCACCAACGTGGGAGTGGCCAGCGAGGTGGCCCGGGATCTCAGTGATTTCGTCACGGAACCGGACCACCGCAACCTGGAGTACACCACCCCGCCGATCAGCGCCTACGAGGCTCTGCCAGAGGCCCTGCTGCAACCACGCCGGCGGCTGCGCGAATGGCTGGCTCCCCGGGGGCTGACCCTGCTGCCGGGCAGCACCCTCAGCCTCGGCGACAGCAGCCGCTTCGAGCGATCGGATCCCACCAATCCGTATCACGACCTGATCGAAACGACCTACGGCACCAAGGTCGTGACCGCCAGCGTTCACATCAACCTGGGCATCACGGACCTGGATTGGCTGTTCGCAGCCGTACGGCTGGTGCGTTGCGAAGCGGCCTTGCTGCTCTCCCTCAGTGCCAGTTCACCGTTTCTCGGTGGTCAGCTGACCGGCCACCACTCGCAGCGCTGGCATCAGTTTCCCCTGACCCCACGGCAGGTGCCGTTGTTTCTGGATCACACCCACTACATACAGTGGGTGGAGCAGCGCCTGGCCGATGGCCAGATGCGCAACGAACGCCATCTCTGGACCTCCGTCCGCCCCAACGGACCGCGACGGCCCTACGACCTCAACCGCCTGGAACTGCGCATCTGTGATCTGATCACCGACCCGGCGGAACTGCTGGCGATCACGGCTTTGCTGGAACTGCGGCTGCTGGAACTGCGGGATGACCCGCAGCGGCTGGATCCGCTCCAGGCCAGTGAACTCAGCGCAGAGGAGCTGGCGGAGCTGGCCGACAGCAATGACGCCGCCGCGGCCCGCTCAAGCCTCGATGCCACGCTCCAGCACTGGCAGGACGGCCGTGCGGTGACCGGCCGAGCCTGGATTGCCGAGATTCTGGAGCAATTGAGCCCCCGGGCCGAAGCCCTCGACCTCAGGGAGCGGCTTCAACCGCTGGGACGGCTGCTGGAATCCGGCAACCAAGCCATGCATTGGACAGCAGCCATTGAGCAGGGCTGCAGCATCGGAGACCTTCTGCGGCAGGGCAGTTGTGCCATGAAGGATCAGGAAGAATCCGTCGCCCCCCTGAGCGGCGCTTTGGGATGA
- the rodA gene encoding rod shape-determining protein RodA yields the protein MTTSRGRRQQSKEWILWGVPLAMVAIAGVLIASTQRQADYADWYHHWITAGVGALIALVLARLPLQRLQPLLIPVYGMTVLSLIAVRVVGTTALGAQRWISIGPVNVQPSEFAKIAAILLLGAVLARHPVERPVDLLRPLGVISIPWLLVFIQPDLGTSLVFGALMLTMLYWSGMPIEWVVLLLSPLVTALLSGLLPWGMAIWIPLMMILAFRSLPWKRLAAAITVAIHSLMAVVTPWLWMNGLKDYQRDRLVLFLDPSQDPLGGGYHLLQSSVGIGSGGLFGTGLLQGQLTKLRFIPEQHTDFIFSALGEETGFIGTVLVVAGFALLMMRLLQVARHARSDFESLVVVGIGTMVMFQVVVNIFMTIGLGPITGIPLPFLSYGRSAMLVNFICLGLCLSVVRQSRVGSLGRW from the coding sequence ATGACGACCAGCCGCGGACGACGCCAACAATCCAAGGAATGGATCCTCTGGGGCGTTCCGCTGGCCATGGTGGCCATCGCCGGCGTGCTGATTGCCAGCACCCAACGGCAGGCCGATTACGCCGATTGGTATCACCACTGGATCACGGCTGGAGTCGGAGCCTTGATTGCCCTGGTCCTGGCACGCCTGCCACTGCAACGGCTGCAGCCGCTTCTAATCCCAGTTTACGGCATGACGGTTCTCAGTCTGATCGCCGTGCGTGTGGTGGGCACCACCGCCCTGGGAGCGCAGCGCTGGATCAGCATCGGGCCCGTCAATGTTCAGCCGTCCGAATTCGCCAAGATCGCGGCAATCCTGTTGCTGGGGGCTGTTCTGGCCCGTCATCCGGTGGAGCGTCCGGTGGATCTGCTGCGCCCACTGGGGGTGATTTCCATCCCCTGGCTGCTGGTGTTCATCCAGCCGGACCTGGGCACATCACTGGTGTTCGGAGCCCTGATGCTCACGATGCTCTATTGGTCGGGCATGCCGATCGAATGGGTCGTGCTGCTGCTGTCTCCGCTGGTCACGGCGCTGCTGTCCGGTCTGCTGCCCTGGGGGATGGCGATCTGGATCCCGCTGATGATGATCCTGGCTTTCCGGAGCCTGCCCTGGAAGCGACTGGCTGCTGCCATCACCGTTGCCATCCACTCCCTGATGGCCGTGGTGACCCCCTGGCTGTGGATGAACGGCCTCAAGGACTATCAACGCGATCGCCTGGTGCTGTTCCTCGACCCTTCCCAGGATCCTCTCGGTGGTGGCTATCACCTGCTGCAGAGCAGCGTCGGCATCGGTTCCGGCGGGCTGTTCGGCACCGGGCTGCTACAGGGTCAGTTGACCAAACTGCGCTTCATTCCTGAACAGCACACGGATTTCATCTTCAGTGCACTCGGTGAGGAAACCGGATTCATCGGCACGGTGCTGGTGGTGGCGGGCTTTGCCTTGCTGATGATGCGCCTGCTGCAGGTGGCCCGCCACGCCCGCAGCGATTTCGAATCGCTGGTGGTGGTCGGCATCGGAACCATGGTGATGTTCCAGGTGGTGGTGAACATCTTCATGACCATCGGACTCGGACCGATCACCGGCATCCCCCTGCCGTTCCTCAGCTACGGGCGCTCGGCGATGCTCGTCAACTTCATCTGTCTAGGCCTCTGCCTGTCCGTGGTGCGGCAGAGCCGAGTCGGCTCACTGGGTCGATGGTGA